In bacterium YEK0313, one genomic interval encodes:
- a CDS encoding Peptidase family M50 has translation MSTAAPATPLPALRSDLVLLEAAPAREGQPRWLIHDPLQQRYIQIEATAHRLLTLWSPARTAFDLAKAMFERFHVEIDVREIEAFSGFLKANHLTAGAAGDWRRLYEAGQQRRSLAWRILHGYLFFRIPLVRPNRFLRATWPFVSFLFTRGSVIGLAFIGLAGLYLVSRQWDAFLSTFSYLFSFDGVIAFGVALVLVKLAHELGHAYMAVRFGCHVPTMGIAFVVLAPMPYTDVTDAWRLTDRRQRLMIDAAGMMVEIGIAAVATFLWAFLPDGPARSVVFTLATASWLMSLAVNLSPLMRFDGYYLLSDLLGVENLQQRAFALGRWRLRELLFGIGFAAPERFPPRLHSLLIAYAWFTWLYRLVLFFGIALFVYHYFFKALGILLFLVEIGYFIALPIASEFVVWFHLRRLMARSRRSWVTAGILTAGVAILFVPWSGTVHVPALLEVEETAQLFPPVAARVERVDVTQGERVAAGQRLMTLRAPALEREIRLAEIKLELTRLRLARGAGDDVDRAETTILQNERTALESRLAGLENERRRLVVTSPMAGVVLELNPSLHAGRWLSVKEMLALVGDPNRLAARGYLAERDLWRVQPGAEARFVPDMPTRPSVVLRLHDVSRAGVAALDLVELASTAGGPVPTRADPQQRQVPTSGQYLSHFRAAGSVEAGPERAIRGVVHVQGEPESFAAAIWRQILRVLVREAGA, from the coding sequence ATGAGCACGGCCGCCCCCGCAACACCCTTGCCGGCCTTGAGGTCGGACCTCGTTCTCCTCGAAGCCGCGCCCGCGCGTGAAGGCCAGCCGCGCTGGCTGATCCACGATCCGCTGCAGCAGCGCTATATCCAGATCGAGGCGACGGCTCACCGGCTGCTCACGCTTTGGTCCCCGGCGCGCACGGCCTTCGATCTGGCGAAGGCGATGTTCGAGCGCTTCCATGTCGAGATCGATGTCAGGGAGATCGAAGCCTTTTCCGGCTTCCTCAAGGCCAATCACCTGACGGCCGGGGCCGCCGGCGACTGGCGCCGCCTCTACGAGGCCGGCCAGCAGCGTCGCTCGCTCGCCTGGCGCATCCTGCACGGCTACCTGTTCTTCCGCATCCCGCTGGTGCGGCCGAACCGCTTTCTCCGCGCGACCTGGCCGTTCGTGTCGTTCCTGTTCACGCGTGGCTCGGTGATCGGCCTCGCCTTCATCGGGCTTGCCGGGCTCTATCTTGTCTCGCGCCAGTGGGACGCCTTCCTGTCGACCTTCAGCTATCTCTTCAGCTTCGACGGGGTCATTGCTTTCGGCGTCGCGCTCGTCCTGGTCAAGCTCGCCCACGAGCTCGGCCACGCCTATATGGCGGTGCGCTTCGGCTGCCACGTGCCGACCATGGGCATCGCCTTCGTGGTGCTGGCGCCCATGCCCTATACCGACGTGACCGATGCCTGGCGGCTCACCGACCGCCGGCAGCGGCTGATGATCGACGCCGCGGGCATGATGGTGGAGATCGGCATCGCCGCCGTCGCGACCTTCCTCTGGGCCTTCCTGCCGGACGGGCCGGCGCGCAGCGTCGTCTTCACGCTCGCCACGGCCAGCTGGCTGATGAGCCTCGCGGTCAATCTCAGCCCGCTGATGCGGTTCGACGGCTACTACCTGCTTTCCGATCTTCTGGGCGTCGAGAACCTGCAGCAGCGGGCTTTCGCGCTTGGCCGCTGGCGCCTCAGGGAGCTTCTGTTCGGCATCGGCTTCGCCGCGCCGGAACGTTTCCCGCCGCGCCTGCACAGCCTGCTCATTGCCTATGCCTGGTTCACCTGGCTCTACCGGCTGGTGCTGTTCTTCGGCATCGCCCTGTTCGTCTACCACTATTTCTTCAAGGCGCTGGGCATCCTGCTGTTCCTGGTCGAGATCGGCTATTTCATCGCGCTGCCGATCGCCTCGGAATTCGTCGTCTGGTTTCATCTGCGGCGCCTGATGGCGCGCAGCCGGCGCAGCTGGGTCACCGCCGGCATCCTCACGGCGGGTGTTGCGATCCTCTTCGTTCCCTGGTCCGGCACGGTGCACGTGCCGGCACTCCTGGAAGTGGAGGAGACGGCGCAGCTGTTCCCGCCGGTCGCCGCGCGCGTCGAGCGGGTCGACGTGACGCAGGGCGAGCGGGTCGCGGCCGGCCAGCGCCTGATGACCTTGCGCGCGCCGGCGCTCGAGCGCGAGATCAGGCTGGCGGAGATCAAGCTCGAACTGACGCGCCTGCGCCTTGCGCGCGGCGCCGGCGACGATGTCGATCGCGCCGAGACGACGATCCTGCAGAACGAGCGGACGGCGCTGGAAAGCCGGCTCGCCGGGCTGGAGAACGAAAGGCGCCGGCTGGTCGTCACCAGTCCGATGGCGGGGGTCGTCCTCGAGCTCAATCCCTCGCTCCATGCCGGCCGCTGGCTCAGCGTCAAGGAGATGCTGGCGCTGGTCGGCGATCCGAACCGGCTGGCGGCTCGCGGCTATCTTGCCGAGCGCGATCTCTGGCGCGTCCAGCCGGGCGCGGAGGCCAGGTTTGTTCCCGACATGCCGACCCGGCCATCGGTGGTGCTCAGGCTCCATGACGTGTCGCGGGCCGGCGTTGCCGCCCTCGACCTCGTCGAACTGGCCTCGACGGCCGGCGGGCCGGTGCCGACGCGCGCCGATCCGCAGCAGCGGCAGGTGCCGACCTCGGGCCAGTATCTCAGCCATTTCCGGGCGGCGGGATCCGTCGAGGCCGGGCCCGAGCGGGCCATCCGGGGCGTCGTCCATGTCCAGGGTGAACCGGAAAGTTTTGCGGCTGCCATCTGGCGTCAGATCCTGCGCGTCCTGGTGCGGGAGGCCGGCGCATGA
- a CDS encoding multidrug resistance protein MdtN, translating into MSVALVLRPWSLILPLVALAGAAQAQAETSAARREAPVRGVVRPVDQATLSSELGARVVELPLKEGEAFQRGDLLVAFDCRRQQAEHQAAEAAHREARIAHESQVYLQRNQAGSRFDIDVARARADKARAEADALKVRLDQCTVVAPFRGRIAELGVHRHETPQAGRPFMTILDDSALEIELIVPSAWLRWLAVGATFSFLVDETGATYASHVIRIGAAVDPVSQTVKLVGRLDNPDDKVLAGMSGSAAFERGM; encoded by the coding sequence ATGTCCGTTGCCCTGGTCCTCAGGCCTTGGTCCTTGATCCTGCCGCTCGTGGCGCTGGCCGGCGCCGCGCAGGCTCAGGCGGAAACGTCGGCCGCGCGGCGCGAGGCGCCGGTGCGCGGCGTGGTGCGGCCGGTCGACCAGGCGACATTGTCGAGCGAGCTCGGCGCGCGTGTGGTCGAGCTGCCGCTGAAGGAAGGCGAGGCCTTCCAGCGCGGCGACCTGCTGGTCGCCTTCGACTGCCGCCGGCAGCAGGCCGAACATCAGGCGGCCGAAGCGGCCCATCGGGAGGCGCGCATCGCCCATGAGAGCCAGGTCTACCTGCAGCGCAACCAGGCCGGCTCACGCTTCGACATCGATGTCGCCCGCGCGCGGGCCGACAAGGCGCGGGCGGAGGCCGACGCGCTGAAGGTGCGCCTCGACCAGTGCACGGTGGTGGCGCCGTTCCGCGGCCGCATCGCCGAGCTCGGCGTCCATCGCCACGAGACGCCGCAGGCCGGACGGCCGTTCATGACCATTCTCGACGACAGTGCGCTGGAGATCGAGCTGATCGTGCCCTCGGCCTGGCTGCGCTGGCTCGCCGTCGGCGCAACCTTCTCGTTCCTGGTCGACGAGACCGGCGCGACCTATGCCTCGCACGTCATCCGCATCGGCGCGGCGGTCGATCCGGTCAGCCAGACCGTCAAGCTGGTCGGGCGGCTGGACAATCCGGACGACAAGGTCCTGGCCGGCATGAGCGGCTCCGCCGCCTTCGAACGCGGCATGTAG